A window from Solanum stenotomum isolate F172 chromosome 7, ASM1918654v1, whole genome shotgun sequence encodes these proteins:
- the LOC125871807 gene encoding uncharacterized protein LOC125871807: MKMRLILLFLVCFSPISFAKIPPRLFPSLDDQLSSKAKLSYETNYFTQILDHFNYNNPQTFQQRYLLNDKYWGGSKNNAPIFVYTGNEGNIEWFTQNTGFMFEIAPHFNALLVFIEHRFYGKSIPYGGDKTIAYSNKTTLGYLSSTQALADYATLIIDLKNNLTAIDSPVVVFGGSYGGMLAAWFRLKYPHVTIGALASSAPILNFGNITSPYSFNNIITQDFKGESENCYKVIKGSWKQIEDMAKTKGGWEKLRKSFRICKNYISQGALENWLNTAFVYTAMTDYPTPSNFLNPLPAYPVKQMCKAIDDPKSGMDTFEKIYGAANIYYNYTGNAICFDLNDHSDPHGLAGWTWQACTEMVMPTDGNNKESIFPPSTWDYNERAQFCKSKFGVEPRPNWVTTEFGGYNIERVLKRFGSNIIFFNGQRDPWSGAGVVKDISKSIIAIVAKEGAHHVDLRWSSKKDPKWLKQVREREVNIISNWLSQYYQSLNEIY; encoded by the exons ATGAAAATGAGATTAATTCTTCTCTTTCTTGTGTGTTTTTCTCCAATCTCCTTtgccaaaattccaccaagattaTTCCCTTCTTTAGATGATCAATTGTCATCTAAAGCGAAGCTTAGTTATGAGACAAATTACTTCACACAAATTCTTGACCACTTCAATTATAATAATCCACAAACTTTTCAACAAAGATATTTGTTGAATGACAAATATTGGGGTGGTTCTAAGAATAATGCTCCTATCTTTGTTTACACTGGCAATGAAGGTAACATTGAATGGTTCACTCAAAATACTGGATTCATGTTTGAAATTGCTCCTCATTTTAATGCCCTCCTAGTCTTCATTGAG CATAGGTTTTATGGGAAGTCAATACCATATGGAGGCGACAAGACAATAGCATATTCAAATAAGACTACATTGGGTTATTTGAGTTCAACACAAGCATTAGCAGATTATGCAACTCTTATTATTGATCTCAAGAACAACTTGACTGCCATTGACTCACCTGTTGTTGTTTTTGGGGGTTCTTATGGTGGaa TGTTGGCAGCATGGTTTAGGTTAAAATACCCACATGTGACCATTGGGGCCTTGGCTTCTTCTGCACCAATTCTCAACTTTGGCAATATCACTTCTCCATATTCCTTTAATAATATCATTACACAAGACTTTAAG GGTGAAAGTGAGAATTGTTACAAGGTGATTAAAGGATCATGGAAACAAATTGAAGATATGGCTAAAACAAAAGGTGGATGGGAGAAACTCAGAAAGTCATTTAGAATATGCAA gAATTATATTAGTCAAGGTGCTCTTGAAAATTGGCTCAATACAGCCTTTGTGTACACAGCCATGACTGATTACCCAACTCCTTCTAATTTCCTTAATCCATTGCCAGCCTATCCAGTCAAACAG ATGTGCAAGGCAATAGATGATCCAAAGAGTGGAATGGACACATTTGAGAAAATTTATGGTGCTGCCAACATATATTACAACTACACTGGAAATGCCATTTGTTTCGATCTCAACGATCATTCTGATCCTCACGGTCTTGCTGGATGGACTTGGCAG GCATGCACGGAGATGGTTATGCCGACCGATGGGAACAACAAGGAGAGCATATTTCCACCCTCCACGTGGGATTACAATGAAAGGGCCCAATTTTGCAAATCAAAGTTTGGTGTTGAGCCCAGACCAAATTGGGTCACTACAGAATTTGGTGGATAT aatatTGAAAGGGTATTAAAGAGGTTTGGAAGCAACATTATCTTCTTTAATGGGCAAAGAGATCCATGGAGTGGTGCAGG AGTGGTTAAGGACATATCTAAGAGCATAATTGCTATCGTTGCGAAAGAAG GTGCACATCATGTGGATCTTAGATGGTCAAGCAAAAAAGATCCAAAGTGGCTTAAACAAGTTAGAGAAAGAGAGGTCAATATCATATCCAATTGGCTCTCTCAATACTATCAATctttaaatgaaatttactaA